A window of Nitrospirota bacterium contains these coding sequences:
- a CDS encoding class I SAM-dependent methyltransferase — translation MPALLKGKNRAGRLSLSLAKWLVQKLLNRINNPPIRVLFWDGSSIVPKGCYPLGTVTFHDPAMAFRVFADPELYFGDAYSTRRLEVEGDLVSFLEIIYRALSSYKAEGFLPRSLYRISNSLEKSRENIHHHYDIGNSFYRLWLDKNMNYTSGYFPDPEMTLEDAQVAKMDHVCRKLLLKPGDTVIEAGCGWGGLALHMARHYGVKVQAYNISHEQITYARQRAENERMSHQVEFIEDDYRNIKGQCDAFVSIGMLEHVGRENYRQLGTIIDKVLLSTGRGLIHSIGRNVAGPIGGWIERRIFPGGYPPTLREMMDIFEPQDFSVLDIENLRLHYAKTLEHWLARYEGASKEVSNLFDETFMRAWRFYLAGSLVSFRTGTLQLFQILFTRGRYNEIPWSREHLYRLNAGEREHSWMREML, via the coding sequence ATGCCGGCTTTATTAAAAGGGAAGAATCGCGCCGGTCGACTCTCTCTTTCGCTTGCGAAATGGCTTGTTCAAAAACTTTTGAACCGAATCAATAACCCTCCTATCCGTGTTCTCTTTTGGGACGGAAGTTCAATTGTTCCCAAAGGATGTTACCCTCTTGGTACCGTGACCTTCCATGATCCAGCGATGGCATTCCGGGTATTTGCGGATCCCGAGCTCTATTTCGGGGATGCTTATAGTACCCGAAGACTGGAAGTAGAGGGCGATCTTGTTTCGTTCCTGGAAATTATTTATCGTGCCCTTTCCAGTTACAAAGCAGAGGGATTTCTCCCGCGGAGCCTGTATCGGATCTCGAATAGTCTGGAAAAATCCCGGGAGAATATTCATCACCATTATGATATTGGAAATTCCTTTTACCGTCTTTGGCTGGACAAGAATATGAACTATACCTCGGGCTACTTCCCGGATCCGGAAATGACACTTGAGGATGCCCAGGTGGCTAAAATGGATCATGTCTGCCGTAAACTTCTGCTCAAGCCGGGTGATACCGTCATCGAAGCCGGATGCGGCTGGGGTGGGCTGGCATTGCATATGGCCCGCCATTACGGTGTGAAAGTCCAAGCATACAATATTTCTCATGAACAGATCACTTACGCACGTCAACGTGCCGAAAATGAGAGGATGAGCCACCAGGTCGAGTTTATCGAGGACGACTATCGAAATATCAAGGGACAATGCGATGCCTTCGTTTCCATCGGGATGCTGGAGCATGTCGGCAGAGAAAATTACCGTCAATTGGGAACGATCATCGACAAAGTACTTCTTTCCACCGGTCGGGGCTTGATTCATTCAATAGGTCGTAATGTTGCGGGTCCGATTGGGGGCTGGATTGAGCGGAGGATATTTCCAGGAGGATACCCCCCGACGCTGAGAGAAATGATGGATATATTTGAACCGCAGGATTTTTCTGTTTTGGATATCGAAAATCTCCGCCTTCATTATGCCAAAACTCTGGAACATTGGCTCGCTCGTTATGAAGGCGCGTCGAAAGAAGTTTCCAACCTGTTTGATGAGACTTTCATGAGAGCCTGGCGGTTCTATCTTGCCGGCTCACTCGTCTCCTTCCGAACTGGAACCCTTCAATTGTTCCAGATCCTTTTTACTCGCGGACGTTACAACGAAATTCCCTGGTCCAGAGAACACCTCTACCGGTTGAATGCCGGAGAACGGGAACATTCATGGATGCGCGAGATGCTGTAA
- the pfkA gene encoding 6-phosphofructokinase encodes MKKIGILTSGGDSPGMNAAIRAVTRISAAEGIEVVGFCHGFSGLIKGELRHLGDRDVGGIIERGGTILGSARCPEFETDSGRRKALNVLEKNEVEALVVIGGNGSQQGALALSREGFPVVGVASTIDNDLPGCDISIGVDTAINTALEAVDRIKTTASSHNRAFLVEVMGRNCGYLALMIGIAGGAEVVAIPEVPFEPEVIASELRAAYDRGKAHAIAVVAEGVRFKAAEIAAYFKEHHQRIGFELRVTTLGHVQRGGSPSAFDRLLATRMGVAAVESLMEGKRGNLIGLVNGEIVSTPLLKMSSVPKPLDLRWMKWAQILAR; translated from the coding sequence ATGAAAAAAATTGGCATTCTGACAAGCGGTGGGGATTCTCCGGGAATGAATGCCGCGATCCGTGCGGTGACCCGAATTTCAGCGGCTGAGGGGATAGAAGTTGTCGGATTTTGCCATGGATTTTCGGGTTTGATCAAGGGGGAGTTAAGACACCTCGGGGACCGGGACGTGGGTGGAATTATCGAAAGGGGCGGGACCATTCTGGGAAGTGCCCGTTGTCCGGAATTTGAAACGGATTCGGGCCGGCGAAAAGCGCTGAACGTTCTCGAAAAGAATGAAGTGGAAGCGCTGGTCGTCATTGGAGGAAACGGATCGCAGCAGGGCGCCCTGGCGCTTTCGCGCGAGGGGTTTCCTGTGGTTGGCGTAGCGTCAACCATTGATAATGATCTGCCGGGGTGCGACATCTCTATTGGCGTCGATACGGCGATCAATACCGCGTTGGAGGCGGTCGATCGAATTAAAACCACGGCGTCATCTCACAATAGGGCCTTTCTCGTGGAAGTGATGGGAAGGAACTGTGGATATCTGGCCCTGATGATCGGCATTGCGGGAGGCGCCGAAGTGGTCGCCATTCCGGAAGTTCCGTTCGAACCGGAAGTGATTGCATCCGAACTTCGTGCGGCTTACGATCGGGGAAAAGCCCATGCGATTGCGGTCGTTGCGGAAGGAGTACGCTTCAAAGCGGCCGAAATTGCGGCCTATTTCAAGGAACATCATCAGCGCATCGGATTTGAACTCCGAGTCACCACGCTGGGTCATGTCCAGAGGGGCGGTTCGCCGAGCGCATTCGACCGGCTCCTGGCAACCCGCATGGGGGTGGCTGCGGTAGAATCTTTGATGGAGGGAAAGCGGGGAAACCTGATTGGCCTGGTCAATGGGGAGATTGTTTCAACGCCTCTTTTGAAAATGTCCTCGGTGCCAAAACCACTGGATTTACGGTGGATGAAATGGGCTCAAATTCTGGCCCGTTGA
- a CDS encoding zinc-dependent alcohol dehydrogenase family protein, translated as MKAMVIQNRSPIENRPLQLVELPNPVPGAGEVLVRVEVCGICRTDLHVIEGELPACSSTLVPGHQIVGHIAGLGPDATRFRQEDRVGIAWLNRSCGICPYCRKKQENLCDNPRFTGYHVNGGYAEYVVAPEAFIYPLPPALSSTECAPLLCAGIIGYRAYTRSEIKRGERLGLYGFGASAHVVIQIAQYYGCEVYVSTRGEKHRELASRLGATWVGDAQETPPQKLNGAIVFAPAGELVPFALSSLDKGGTLALAGIYMSQIPPLDYERHLFLEKKLCSVTANTREDGEALFQLAKEVPIKVHTELFPLEQANEALYQLKCDGIQGAGVLRVR; from the coding sequence ATGAAAGCTATGGTAATCCAAAATCGGTCTCCAATCGAAAACAGACCCCTTCAGCTCGTCGAATTACCGAACCCCGTGCCGGGAGCAGGCGAAGTCCTGGTCCGGGTTGAGGTGTGTGGCATTTGTCGAACGGACCTCCATGTGATCGAAGGGGAACTGCCTGCCTGCTCTTCAACTCTCGTCCCAGGTCATCAGATTGTCGGTCATATTGCCGGACTGGGCCCCGATGCGACTCGATTCAGACAGGAAGACCGGGTGGGTATCGCCTGGCTGAACCGATCTTGCGGCATCTGTCCCTATTGCAGAAAAAAACAGGAAAATCTTTGCGATAATCCCCGTTTCACTGGATACCATGTCAATGGCGGTTATGCAGAATACGTCGTGGCTCCGGAAGCGTTTATTTATCCCCTGCCTCCTGCGCTCTCTTCGACGGAATGTGCTCCCCTCCTCTGTGCGGGCATCATCGGATATCGTGCTTATACCCGATCTGAAATCAAAAGAGGGGAACGATTAGGTCTATACGGGTTTGGTGCTTCGGCCCACGTGGTAATACAGATAGCCCAATATTATGGATGCGAAGTCTACGTTTCAACGCGTGGTGAAAAACATCGCGAATTGGCCTCTCGACTCGGGGCGACCTGGGTCGGAGACGCACAAGAAACCCCGCCTCAAAAATTGAATGGCGCCATAGTCTTTGCTCCGGCGGGCGAGCTCGTTCCCTTTGCACTCAGTTCATTGGACAAGGGAGGGACCTTGGCGCTCGCAGGCATTTATATGAGCCAGATCCCGCCTTTGGACTATGAAAGACACCTCTTTCTTGAAAAAAAACTCTGCAGTGTGACTGCCAATACGAGGGAAGACGGAGAGGCTCTTTTTCAACTTGCCAAAGAAGTGCCGATTAAAGTTCATACGGAACTTTTTCCGCTGGAACAAGCAAATGAGGCGCTATATCAGCTCAAGTGCGATGGCATTCAGGGCGCCGGAGTTCTCAGAGTTCGGTAA
- a CDS encoding glucose 1-dehydrogenase, with translation MKRVEGKTAIVTGGSLGIGRATALLLAKEGAKVAVTDVLEKEGLKVVEEIDRAKGVAKFWLLDVSNENEVKKTFSEIQKAFGKIDILVNNAGISGTDKPTHEVTSEEWDRVMAVNVKGVFFCTKHAIPFMKKGGGSIVNLSSIYGLVGGADVPPYHASKGAVRLMSKTDALLYAKNKIRVNSVHPGFIWTPMVENFFKSKGNVEETRKFADDLHPLGHIGEADDIAYGILYLASEEAKFVTGSELVIDGGYTAK, from the coding sequence ATGAAACGAGTGGAAGGGAAGACGGCGATTGTGACAGGAGGGTCGCTGGGCATAGGGCGTGCCACGGCTCTGCTTCTTGCAAAAGAAGGGGCCAAAGTTGCAGTAACAGACGTTCTGGAAAAAGAGGGTTTAAAGGTTGTCGAAGAAATTGATCGAGCCAAAGGCGTTGCGAAGTTCTGGTTATTAGACGTTTCGAATGAAAATGAGGTCAAGAAAACTTTCTCGGAAATTCAAAAAGCCTTTGGAAAAATCGATATTCTGGTCAATAATGCCGGTATTTCAGGAACAGATAAACCCACCCACGAAGTGACCTCGGAAGAATGGGACAGGGTAATGGCCGTCAATGTGAAAGGCGTTTTCTTTTGTACCAAACATGCAATTCCCTTTATGAAAAAAGGAGGGGGGAGTATCGTCAATCTCTCCTCCATTTACGGGCTTGTCGGGGGGGCAGACGTTCCACCTTACCATGCCTCGAAAGGGGCTGTCAGGCTGATGTCAAAAACGGATGCTCTGCTTTACGCCAAGAATAAAATTCGTGTCAACTCTGTTCATCCCGGATTCATTTGGACTCCCATGGTGGAGAATTTCTTCAAGTCCAAGGGCAATGTGGAAGAAACCCGGAAATTTGCCGATGACCTGCATCCGCTTGGTCATATCGGTGAAGCGGATGATATCGCTTACGGGATACTCTATCTCGCGTCCGAAGAGGCCAAGTTCGTCACGGGGAGTGAACTGGTGATCGATGGAGGTTATACCGCCAAATAG
- a CDS encoding DUF309 domain-containing protein, whose translation MGSVFPIPEPPDQTHLPWYASNRSLPAYRFVPGLYPHPTRDPKGHSYNTGRLSSPLNWSPEQWETLEIYLQGVDLFNRFYFWEAHESWEGLWIRHAPEAEPAQFIQGLIQITAMLLKLHIRERNSAEKLWKAASVQLKPFHGKKWMGIEVNRFLKEMTVYLLPFGRGECPILGLETPRIQLD comes from the coding sequence ATGGGATCTGTTTTTCCTATTCCTGAGCCTCCTGATCAGACGCATCTTCCCTGGTATGCATCGAATCGCTCTCTTCCGGCGTACCGATTTGTCCCCGGGCTATATCCCCACCCCACACGTGATCCAAAAGGTCACAGCTACAATACGGGCCGATTATCAAGCCCGCTCAATTGGTCCCCGGAACAATGGGAGACGCTGGAAATCTACCTTCAAGGGGTAGATCTTTTTAACCGATTTTATTTTTGGGAAGCCCATGAATCGTGGGAAGGTCTCTGGATCAGGCATGCCCCCGAAGCAGAACCGGCCCAATTCATTCAAGGACTCATTCAGATTACGGCGATGCTTTTAAAACTCCACATTCGAGAAAGAAATTCAGCAGAAAAACTCTGGAAGGCGGCGTCGGTTCAGCTTAAACCGTTTCATGGAAAGAAATGGATGGGCATCGAAGTGAATCGATTCTTGAAGGAAATGACCGTATATCTTCTTCCTTTCGGTCGTGGAGAATGTCCCATTCTCGGTTTGGAAACTCCCAGGATTCAACTGGATTAA
- the glk gene encoding glucokinase has product MILAGDIGGTKVDLAFFQSDGKKLTEVRQETFRSREFGSLDEVIQKFCLNELPRIQKACFGVAGPVVDGRCETTNLPWVVDAEEMKHRFSIQSLFLLNDLEAMAYGTGILAEHETVILNPGIPRSTGNRCVIAAGTGLGEAILFWDGTRFQPSATEGGHSDFAPRNEIEWELLKFLMDQYPRVSFERVLSGPGILNIYRFLTLRREGEEPSWLKESLEKEDPASVISKAALELKSELCIKTIDLFVSIYGAEAGNLALKTMATGGVFIGGGIGTKILKKLREGEFVRSFVNKGRMSSLIKRMPLKVIINEKTALLGAAHYADDFNLARAI; this is encoded by the coding sequence ATGATATTAGCTGGAGATATCGGAGGCACAAAAGTGGACCTCGCTTTCTTTCAGTCCGACGGGAAGAAATTGACGGAGGTACGGCAAGAAACTTTTCGAAGCAGGGAATTCGGCTCTCTGGACGAGGTCATTCAGAAGTTTTGTCTGAATGAACTGCCCCGAATTCAAAAGGCCTGTTTTGGCGTGGCAGGTCCCGTAGTGGACGGGCGCTGCGAGACGACGAATCTTCCCTGGGTTGTTGACGCCGAAGAAATGAAACATCGGTTTTCAATTCAATCTCTGTTTTTGTTGAACGATCTGGAAGCAATGGCCTACGGGACTGGCATTCTGGCTGAACATGAAACCGTCATTCTCAACCCGGGAATTCCCCGTAGTACGGGAAACCGCTGCGTCATTGCAGCCGGTACCGGACTAGGTGAAGCGATCCTTTTCTGGGACGGGACCCGATTCCAGCCTTCGGCCACAGAAGGGGGACACTCAGATTTTGCACCTCGAAATGAAATCGAATGGGAACTACTGAAATTTCTGATGGATCAATATCCCAGAGTCAGTTTTGAAAGAGTGCTTTCAGGACCTGGAATTTTAAACATTTACCGTTTTTTAACACTGCGTCGCGAAGGTGAAGAGCCTTCCTGGCTGAAGGAATCGCTTGAAAAAGAGGATCCTGCCAGCGTCATTTCAAAAGCAGCACTTGAATTGAAATCTGAGCTTTGCATCAAAACGATCGATTTGTTTGTTTCAATTTATGGGGCGGAAGCGGGAAATCTCGCATTAAAGACGATGGCAACGGGGGGTGTCTTTATAGGCGGGGGAATCGGAACAAAAATTTTGAAAAAACTGAGGGAAGGAGAGTTCGTCCGATCCTTTGTCAACAAAGGCCGGATGTCCTCTTTAATAAAGCGCATGCCTCTCAAAGTGATTATCAATGAAAAAACCGCTCTTCTGGGAGCGGCTCATTATGCTGACGACTTCAATTTAGCCAGGGCAATTTGA
- a CDS encoding NAD(P)/FAD-dependent oxidoreductase, translating into MDARDAVIVGGGPAGSTAAWRLKKAGFQVVLMDRAVFPRDKVCAGWITPAVVELLALDREAYRQQRVFQAITGFQVSSMSGSPVEIQYPYAVSYGIRRYEFDEYLLHRSNAELCLGESVHDIRREGSDWIINGRIKTPLLIGAGGHHCPVARYLGKERDDHKEVVIAQEAEFFIDPEKDGDYAIHSESPELYFSDDLKGYGWCFKKGAYLNVGLGREDRSNFSRHMENFLLQLKQTKKIPQDKEYVFKGHSYILNSHSHRDLSGDGVLLIGDSAGLAYAESGEGIRPAIESALFAAETIIESNGDYNQASLASYDSKILHRFGERGQATEQFPGWITAITSRYLMSKRWFVDKILLDRLFLRRNQSLLSFEESIGFKS; encoded by the coding sequence ATGGATGCGCGAGATGCTGTAATTGTTGGCGGTGGACCTGCCGGGTCCACCGCCGCGTGGCGCCTGAAAAAGGCAGGCTTTCAGGTCGTTCTGATGGATCGGGCTGTTTTTCCGCGCGATAAAGTTTGCGCGGGGTGGATTACACCCGCTGTCGTGGAACTCCTGGCACTGGATCGGGAAGCGTATCGTCAACAGAGAGTGTTTCAGGCGATTACCGGTTTTCAGGTTTCGTCGATGAGTGGTTCTCCGGTTGAAATTCAGTATCCTTATGCAGTCAGTTACGGCATTCGCCGATATGAATTTGACGAATATTTATTGCATCGGTCCAACGCAGAGCTTTGCCTGGGTGAGTCGGTTCATGATATTCGTCGGGAAGGATCCGACTGGATCATCAATGGCCGAATCAAGACTCCGCTCCTGATCGGAGCGGGAGGACATCACTGTCCCGTCGCACGATACCTTGGGAAAGAGCGGGACGATCACAAAGAGGTCGTCATTGCCCAGGAGGCTGAATTCTTCATTGATCCGGAAAAAGACGGGGATTACGCCATTCATTCCGAGAGTCCCGAGCTCTATTTTTCAGATGATTTAAAGGGTTACGGATGGTGTTTTAAGAAGGGAGCTTATTTAAATGTCGGGCTGGGAAGGGAAGACCGGTCGAACTTTTCTCGTCATATGGAAAATTTTCTTCTTCAGTTGAAGCAAACCAAGAAGATTCCGCAGGACAAGGAATATGTCTTCAAGGGACATTCCTATATTCTGAATTCCCATTCGCATCGTGACCTTTCCGGAGACGGCGTATTGCTCATTGGCGATTCCGCCGGACTGGCTTATGCGGAGAGCGGGGAGGGAATCCGGCCGGCCATTGAGTCCGCGCTTTTTGCGGCGGAAACGATTATTGAATCCAATGGAGACTACAATCAGGCATCGCTGGCATCTTATGATTCAAAAATTCTGCATCGGTTCGGAGAACGAGGTCAGGCGACAGAACAGTTCCCTGGGTGGATCACCGCTATCACTTCCAGATACTTGATGTCAAAAAGATGGTTTGTGGACAAGATTCTCCTTGACCGGTTGTTTCTGCGTCGAAACCAGTCGCTTCTTTCTTTTGAAGAATCCATAGGATTTAAATCATGA
- a CDS encoding translation elongation factor-like protein yields MPASTGVLIGKVVHYYNHSNVAIIELDTGYLRVGDTIHIKGHTTDFEQVVESIEIEHQNIETAETGQTVGVKVRDMVREHDRVYRKAE; encoded by the coding sequence ATACCCGCGTCAACGGGAGTCTTAATTGGAAAAGTGGTTCACTATTATAATCATTCCAATGTCGCCATCATTGAGCTGGATACCGGTTATCTCCGTGTGGGGGATACAATTCATATCAAAGGACACACGACGGACTTTGAACAGGTGGTAGAGTCCATTGAAATTGAACATCAAAATATTGAAACCGCCGAAACAGGTCAGACTGTCGGTGTCAAGGTAAGGGATATGGTACGAGAGCATGATCGTGTCTACAGAAAGGCGGAATAA
- the glgA gene encoding glycogen synthase GlgA has product MTLRIIPLFVTEGKGKNNDLVARGVKKKMRVLFAASEVEPFAKTGGLADVAGSLPPALERLGHDVKIIMPKYGMISEVEWGLKRLKEFTVPMGEKNHRITLWNGMLPNSSLEVYFLSTPFFSRRDAPYQENGKDYPDNPEAFALFCKALLEVPKLQNWHPDILHFNDWQTALALAYRKADLARDPFYLMTGTLFTIHNLAFQGVFQKSVFPILGLPESYFTSDTLEFYGKINFLKSGIVFADLLNTVSPTYSKEILEPEFGCGLEGLIRQRQDDLYGILNGADYQKWNPANDRSLSRGYSPKSMEGKRVCKNSLQRKCKFPEKDVLLIGIVSRLTHQKGMALVLEVIEELTSLNLQMVVLGVGEPELEAQFKKASEKCRDKLSVHLTFDDKFSHRVMAGSDLFLMPSIFEPCGLSQIYALRYGAIPLVRKTGGLADTIMDATPKNLMRHAANGFQFETASSHSLLTALRLALSYYQDRPNWNNLVQTAMSADFSWDRSAKEYEKLYQIALAKLKSSA; this is encoded by the coding sequence ATGACTCTGCGGATCATCCCCCTTTTTGTGACAGAAGGGAAAGGCAAAAATAATGATCTTGTCGCGCGAGGGGTCAAAAAAAAGATGAGAGTTTTATTTGCGGCTTCGGAAGTGGAGCCATTTGCCAAGACGGGCGGACTGGCTGATGTGGCAGGTTCCCTTCCGCCTGCTCTCGAACGTCTGGGACACGATGTGAAAATCATCATGCCGAAATATGGCATGATTTCAGAGGTTGAATGGGGGCTCAAAAGATTAAAAGAGTTTACCGTACCGATGGGAGAAAAAAATCATCGGATAACGCTCTGGAACGGAATGCTGCCGAACAGTTCCCTTGAAGTCTACTTTCTCTCAACGCCCTTTTTTTCACGGCGTGATGCGCCATACCAGGAAAATGGAAAAGACTATCCCGACAATCCGGAGGCTTTTGCGCTATTCTGCAAGGCCCTTCTGGAAGTTCCCAAACTTCAAAACTGGCATCCCGACATCCTTCATTTCAACGATTGGCAGACGGCGCTTGCACTGGCGTACCGGAAGGCGGACCTTGCCAGGGATCCCTTTTATCTTATGACGGGCACGCTTTTTACCATCCATAACCTTGCTTTCCAGGGTGTTTTTCAAAAATCTGTATTCCCCATTCTGGGACTTCCGGAATCGTACTTTACTTCCGACACATTGGAATTTTACGGGAAGATTAATTTTCTCAAGTCCGGGATTGTTTTTGCGGATCTATTGAATACCGTCAGTCCGACTTATAGCAAGGAAATACTGGAACCCGAATTCGGATGCGGCCTGGAGGGCCTCATCCGCCAGCGCCAGGACGATTTGTACGGGATCTTGAACGGGGCGGATTATCAGAAATGGAACCCGGCGAATGATCGATCGCTCAGCCGTGGCTATAGCCCCAAATCGATGGAAGGGAAGAGGGTTTGTAAAAATTCCCTTCAACGAAAATGCAAATTTCCGGAAAAGGATGTTCTCTTGATCGGAATTGTTTCAAGACTTACCCATCAAAAAGGAATGGCTCTGGTACTTGAAGTGATCGAGGAACTGACCTCGCTTAACCTTCAAATGGTCGTTTTGGGAGTCGGTGAACCGGAACTGGAAGCTCAATTCAAGAAAGCGAGCGAGAAATGTCGAGATAAACTTTCTGTCCATCTTACCTTCGATGATAAATTTTCCCACCGTGTTATGGCGGGTTCAGATCTCTTCCTGATGCCCTCCATTTTCGAGCCCTGCGGATTGAGTCAAATCTATGCCCTTCGCTATGGAGCAATTCCTTTAGTGAGAAAAACAGGCGGTCTTGCCGATACCATTATGGATGCCACACCGAAAAATCTTATGAGACACGCCGCCAATGGTTTCCAGTTTGAAACCGCCTCTTCGCATTCTCTCCTGACGGCACTCCGTCTTGCTTTATCTTATTATCAAGACAGGCCAAACTGGAATAATCTGGTTCAAACCGCGATGTCGGCGGATTTTTCATGGGATCGTTCCGCAAAAGAGTATGAAAAGCTTTATCAAATTGCCCTGGCTAAATTGAAGTCGTCAGCATAA